The genomic region AGTTACTTCATCTTtagttcttttttcttctttagtgAGAAAAGGTTAATCTGTGCTTGAACAAATGGATTAACGTCAATGATTGAGGTGAAGATTCAAAAGACAGTACAGCAAACGCAAGGTCTGCCTTCCATTCTGTATCTGAAAGCTCTTTGCCTTTCTTCTCACAAAACATTTAAGTATTTCTTCACTGAAGTCAGAGGTAAAGCCATGTGCTTAATTTGTGGAGAGCTCATTGCAAAGTTTTAGAAAGATTATGGACCTGACAACAGAAATCTGTGAGTTGTGTGTGAAGAAAGATACAGAATGGAAGGCAGATCTAGCATTTGCTATACTGTCTTTTGAAATGTCACCTCAGTCAAAGTTGTACATTACAATacattaacaaatgtattaaaccacttgacataaaaacaagaaaacacaaacaatttCAGAAATCTGTCGAGACttctttaaaactaaacattatactgttatttatcaggccAATCACAAATAAATTGAAGATTTTACACCCAAATTTGAGCCAGCACTAGTACACTTCTCTGAGAAGCCTCAAATTAATTGAGGACAGCATACAACCACTAAAAGTGACTTTGTAACATATGGAACTAgtatgtaattttaaaaaatctgtttctttcttttcacctttttttctaaaacaatacatttgaaaatgtatAGATATCAGCAATATTtctattttagctttattaaaTTCTTTTTGATTAAAGAGTTTTTACATATAGTGTTGGATTAACctttacagaaacataaaaaatgattttggtaGTTACCAGTTTTGTTCATTTAGGTCAGTCTAACGAATGTGTTAAGCACTCAATAACTATTTACTTCGTCATTTCTTCTCAGTCTTATACGAGCCACTTAGTGACAACCAAACAGCCGGAAGTGGCCCGGGCAGTACAGCATCCAGAACTCGTCTCCAATCACCCAAAACTCCCAAAAGTCACCAGGTCATGTACAAATGAGAAGGTTGATGGTTCGATCTCTGGCTGCTCTAGTTTGCATGATAACGTATCATCGGACAAGATACTGAATTGCTCCTGATGCATTCATTAGGAAAAGTGCATCTGTGAAAGAGGCATTTTGAATAAAGTGATTTCACTGCTCAAATAGAgtactatataagaaccagtccaatTACCTCTCTCTGTTGGCATACCTCTCAATCAAAATGTCCACCATCATAACTTTAAGTCTCACCAGTATCAGAATGGAAgaattacaacaacaaaatcactCAGTACACTTGTTATAAAGCAGAAAACTCCTTAAGTTGGACATGGTGACATGGCCATTTGAAGGGattgactcacttttggagccTGCCTCGAGAGGACTATGAAAGaactacagtttttttttttgttttttttttgttttttcatttatcaTTGGTTTCATTTTTTCAGCCCTAGAGGCTGCCACTTGgaccaaacacattttttttttaccaaccATCCAATCCCATTTGATAGATAACTGTGCCTGTGCTCTGATTTGACAGACCGGTGATTCAGTGTGGGCTCCAGGCACTTGTAGAGTTATTGCTGCTGGGCCATGAGcctttaaatacataaaaagtttccttctcagttttttttttattaaatatgaaaTCACATCAACTATTCTGAAGTTTTAGAAAGGCTTTGATTTACAGTAGTAGAAGACTGCTGTGATTCACATTTCTCTGTACAGTGATGTCTTTATCATGTGTGGTCATGCTCCTCGACAATGACCACACAACACTGTGGTCATGCCACACGTCATGTTTCGTGCAGTTGTCTCCACATGCTTTTACGCCACCTTAGAATACAGCCAAATCTTGTGCGGTGCAGTCAAGGCATCTTAATGCTCCAAAGTCAGTATTTGAATGTCATGGACAACAACATTAGCCATTCCATTGAGCCCTATTTACGGTGTCTTTGTAGCTGAGGCAAGTGAGCGCAGGCAGGGCTATGTATAGGCTTACTGTGAAGTGGATGAAGTAGGCTGACGACTCAGGGCAGATGCACACGATGAGTGATGGTGTCAGTCTGAGAAACCGTCTGTCGCCTTGTGTGAGAGGGCTAAAGAGTTGACCAGCATGTTGGGTGAGTGAGAGGCTGCAGGCACCATGCAGTGTTGGAGAAAGCCATCTGTCATGCAACCGACAGCCAGCGTTCAAACTCCCGTATCAGATACAGGCTTACTCTCACAATGTGCTCACAGTTTTTGTCTAAGAGTTAGTGGTCGAGCAGACAATCTTTAAGAATGAATTTCTCACATATTTTACCATTTTATCTTAGTGAAAGTATCATGTTCATGTGGCCTATTTGTGTAATtatttggaaaaagaaaagttttgagTCTTTCTGTGAGAAACCAGCTGACCTGAACAACATAGCTTGGTTTAAGCCACATTACTTAAGAGTAGCGTGTACGGTACTTAAGAGTTCTTTAACATGACATCACAACATCGCAAAACTATCGTCACACAACTTAGTATGACATTGAATTCTTTTAATATTTGACTAGTGATTCCATACAAGCAGTTTTTATGTTCCAGTGAGCATCTATAAGTCCTGAAAAAGGCCACACCATGAACAAGCTGCCGTCCTATTGCAGTGCTAAGACATAGAAATATataaccattcacactcatgtTTTCCAGTGAGCATTGAAAATGAAGTTATGGTTCTTTCCTTATTTATTTAGGTTAAAGATTCAAAATAACTGGCTGGATTTATTCAAGGTGAGACTTACTACTAGAAAGACTTTCACTAAAACCTGTCACGGCGGGGTGCGCCGGTGTGTTTTTTGAAacaggacccaaaagcagatgtGGACGAGGAGTTGCAGGTTTAAACAGAAAGCGATCCTTTATTTGGATGATAGCAGGGGTTAAACATGGAAACCTAAGCAAACTAAAAATCACTaagaaacaaatactatgaactACTATGACTAAGACTATAAGAATGACTATGACTAAGACAATGGTGGGGataacagacgacctgacaacgacattcagaaaacagaggacttaaatacacacatgaggtgatcaggggaagtggagacacatgagaaCACAGCTGACTCGAATGAAACATAATGACAACCCAGGGGAGAGTAACACTAactacaatgaacaaagaacaccagactcttacaaaataaaacaggaaacacggaGACATAGACATGGAGATAAAACATGACATGAACTTAACACAACCACATAGACATGAAACAGACGCAGGAACCAGGGAGACTGTACAAGGGGAGATGACAGAAATAACTAAGAAATAAGGTCTGAACAGCAACCTAGAAATTAACTAGATTGAAAATGAATAcataaaactcaaacactgggtcacacaaCCCAGTACCGTGACAAAACCTTTAAGATTGTATTGTGTATGTTCGTTGTTCCACAGTAACATTTACTTCCATGCACTAATTTAATAAAATCTTTTCTCCAAATCCCATTTGtatggaagaggattagggccgcGGGAAAAAAAGTGGGCATgtcgttttttcttcttttccagaattctgagattaaagtcggaattctgacttttttctcagaattttggaaaagaaaaaaaaaagacgtgcccacttttttttttctggtggtCCTAATCATCCTCCGTACATTTGAGAGGAGACCTGTTGTGCAGAAATTATGTCGACCAGATCAGGTGGACATCAGTAACCACTGTTACATGTCAGGCCAATCCCAAAGATTCACAGATTTGTGACATCTTCCCGTCTGTGAGAGCTCACAGCTGTCCTACTGTTATCATGACAATATTAGAGTTCTCTGGCACTTTATGCATGTTTTCTGTTGAATTACCCACATTTCAGTTTAGATTCACTTATAGAATATCCCAGGCTCTcttcaacatcagctcctcatCTTTTGAAGCTAGGAGGTTCACATGAGCTCTCTGTATATTTCTCATGACTTCCTTGAAAAGCTCATCTTTTTGCCCGAGCTTTTCCTGGTGCAGACTCGTCTCTATCCATTCTCAAAGATGGCAATCTCCTCCATGATGTCGAGACTTGTTCAGAGACTTTTTTTGATGACAGAACAGAGGGCATCTCAGTCCTTGAATAACTGAGTTTTTAGTCAGATGATTGGTGGAAAATAACTCAAAAGTATGAAGGAACAAATCATGTGTGTTGTCCTTATGTTTATTCCAGTTTTCTGGTCCCTGCCCTGCTTTTTCGAGACAAGACTATATACAGACCaaagacagtataaaagatggatcaTGTTTTACAATCCAAACAAATGGTGAATCAGATTGTGAACCTGAATGCTCTCTAGCTAACAACTTGTGATTAGCATACTGGGGATAATTCACTtcagttcaattaaattttatttatttagcaccaaatcacaacaacagttgtctcagtgtgctttacattgtaagataaagatcctacaatattacaaagaaaacagagaaaaccagaATAATCTCCATGATGCCCCATCAGCAAGCATTTTGGAGACAGCGGGAAGGGAAATCTCCCTTTcagaaattaattatttaatcaaTATGACCTGAAACCAGCAACTAGGGCTATAAAATCACTAGCAGTGTTTACAGGGGTCACAGATTCAGAGAGCTGAGAGTCGTTTTCAGTCCATCTGTGAGCCACACTGGTTTCAAAACACCTCAATGGCATCTGCCACTGAACCTGAGTAACAAAGACAGCTACTTCTTGTACCATAAAACTTCTTACTGTTCCAGGGTGTCACTCTTGAGGGCCGCCCTTCAGTAGAGTCTGCGAAATTAGTTCTTGTCATTGTTGACTTGTGTAGTGTTGTACTTAGACTGCCCTCAGAGGTCAAACACACTGCAGCTTAAGAAAACACTGGCAAATAGAAAAATGGTGCAAAAGCAAACAGAACACAATGGATGTTCAATAAAACATAAGAGAAATAGCAATAAAACGTAATAGCTGTGGAAGTGAAAGAAACCAAAACATGCAAAAGATCGCACTGAAACAAGGACTCCAGTTCTTTACTAGAAAGGTTAACTTCTTAATATAATAAcatgttgtttttgctttgttttttcttattagCGGGGTTCACAAGAGACAGCACTGCATATGCAGATTTAAATGAGtgcaaaaacactgcaaacagtTATATCAGCCCTGGAGCAGATTTTGTTGCAGGTTTGGTTTGAAAAGTTTTACTTTTCTTGTTTAgtggcttttattgtttattcctGGGCAGAGGTCACAGTTGGCATAGACTATAACCCTGAAAAAGCTTTTGAAGCTTTTCCTTTGGTGTTTATAAGATGGTGACTCCAAGCAGCAGATTTTCACTGCAGTAAATCTTCCAGTAACTGTTTTTTCTGACCACTTGGGGGCAGTGGAAAGAAGTTTTGGATCCACAGTCTCCTTTTTATTTCTAGAGCAAACATAGCACTTAGTTATCAAAGATAATTTAATGAATAAAGCAGACAGTATATAATGGCAGTAATGACAGTGAGATCACGGGTTCCTACTTTGGGCTGAGTTACATCTCTAATGTTACCTGCCTGGCTCGTTTCCAAAAGCCACATTAAAGCACTTCCAGGGTGGAGGAGTGTgatcaaacaacaacaaaaaactcagCTGGCATTCAGAAACTCCTGTAGCTGCCTATAGGTCAAATTAATTCTGCTTAGAAAAGCAGAATTGCTTTAACAAATCAGAAAGAATGATAgtttaacaaaacaaatgtgCTCTCCACCTATCTATACATCTGATCATAAATCAGGTTTTTTTCATtgcattttctgtgtttgggCCACAAGAAAGTCTTGAGCTGGGTCTTTGTGCCAACAGCATGTACAATACACATCTGAGATTTCATAAGGAGCTATTTTCACACTGGAGACATTTgagttaataaaaaataaataaaaaagcactGCCGAAGAGTAATCACTATGTTGTACATTCCTGCTTAAAATACTAGAAATCAGGTTTCCAGTTGGAGTACATTCCGGTCTATATCAGtcctctgcatgtgtgtgttttatgatgACATCATCCTATTTTATTAGAGCTAGAGACATTCCAGAGGGACTGCATTGTTATGCTTTGCGATCACGGCTTTTTTCCTCATTAATCTGCAGTTAGCAGCACTTGGCTTCAGACTATCAAGTGTCTGTTCTCTGCTTCCACCTTCAGCCGACTGTCGGTTCAGAGTGCAGCTTGCAGATTGCTTACTGCTATCCTCCTCGTGGCTCTTCCTGGCACTTCCATTCTCCCAGGAGGCCGCAGGTGCAGGCGGCTGTTTGATGCCTTTCCCAACATGTGGCTGTCCTCGAAGAAGCCTCTCTCCCCGCTGCCCTTTGCCTTGGACACCTTGGACCAGCTTGCGCTCATCTGCTGATAATCCTAGTGTTGACGTGTTTGAATTGCACTGATCCTCTTCTAGGCATTGTGCTCTAGTCAGCCTCAGCCGCCTCCAACCTGTCTCCTCCTGGAAGTTGCCAGGGCTGTGGCACGCCGCCTCTCTGCCACATGCAGCCTGAGCTTTAATTTGAGGGAAAAATGAGGGAGGGGTAGGTTTGCTGCACAGAGGAGCTGGGGTACCTCGACACACCACATCCTCCAGATGCTTGTGTCCATTCTGCTCTATGGGGTTGGCGCGCGTCAGCTGTTGTCTTGCTGATTGATTTTGCTGCTGGGCTTTGA from Pelmatolapia mariae isolate MD_Pm_ZW linkage group LG22, Pm_UMD_F_2, whole genome shotgun sequence harbors:
- the LOC135933242 gene encoding uncharacterized protein LOC135933242; this translates as MIQQKFKQEMFAKPQEEMLTIQAKNTTLHRNGQNLRPAAKKGRDSKTPGHEREAAGHLLTSLPTEEGLPQLDLLALKSPKPDVENQTEIQPLRRPLKLAPLELPEKVKEAQKEKLKFIHQEPNPASCKLDVTHTRKVKSCMRQRLVKAEAFPSASIAPVKAQQQNQSARQQLTRANPIEQNGHKHLEDVVCRGTPAPLCSKPTPPSFFPQIKAQAACGREAACHSPGNFQEETGWRRLRLTRAQCLEEDQCNSNTSTLGLSADERKLVQGVQGKGQRGERLLRGQPHVGKGIKQPPAPAASWENGSARKSHEEDSSKQSASCTLNRQSAEGGSREQTLDSLKPSAANCRLMRKKAVIAKHNNAVPLECL